A stretch of Streptococcus sp. oral taxon 061 DNA encodes these proteins:
- a CDS encoding PhoH family protein, which yields MKEHSIDIQLSHPDDLFHLFGSNERHLRLMEDELDVIIHARTEIVQVLGEESSCEEARQVIQALMVLVNRGMTVGTPDVVTAINMVRNNEIDKFVALYEEEIIKDNTGKPIRVKTLGQKLYVDSVKNHDVTFGIGPAGTGKTFLAVTLAVTALKRGQVKRIILTRPAVEAGESLGFLPGDLKEKVDPYLRPVYDALYQILGKDQTTRLMEREIIEIAPLAYMRGRTLDDAFVILDEAQNTTIMQMKMFLTRLGFNSKMIVNGDISQIDLPRNVKSGLIDAQEKLKNIHQIDFVHFSAKDVVRHPVVAQIIRAYEPRPAKAEENQEETE from the coding sequence TTGAAGGAACATTCAATAGACATTCAGTTAAGTCATCCAGATGACCTGTTTCATCTTTTTGGTTCCAATGAACGCCATCTTCGCTTGATGGAAGATGAGTTAGATGTTATCATCCATGCTCGTACAGAGATTGTACAAGTCTTGGGAGAGGAGTCTTCTTGTGAAGAAGCACGGCAAGTAATTCAAGCCTTGATGGTCTTGGTTAATCGTGGCATGACTGTCGGAACTCCGGATGTGGTGACAGCCATCAATATGGTTAGAAACAATGAAATCGATAAGTTTGTTGCCCTCTATGAAGAAGAGATTATCAAAGACAATACTGGTAAGCCGATTCGGGTCAAGACACTGGGACAAAAACTTTATGTTGATAGTGTTAAGAATCATGATGTTACCTTTGGGATTGGGCCAGCTGGTACGGGTAAAACATTCCTAGCAGTGACCTTGGCTGTTACAGCTCTTAAACGTGGTCAAGTCAAGCGTATTATCCTGACTCGTCCAGCGGTAGAAGCTGGAGAAAGCCTAGGATTTCTACCTGGTGATTTGAAAGAAAAGGTGGATCCTTATCTTCGACCAGTCTATGATGCTTTATATCAGATCTTAGGGAAAGACCAAACAACTCGTCTCATGGAGAGAGAAATTATTGAGATTGCGCCTTTGGCCTACATGCGTGGACGTACTCTGGATGATGCCTTTGTCATTTTGGATGAAGCGCAAAATACAACCATCATGCAGATGAAGATGTTTTTGACTCGTCTTGGATTTAATTCAAAAATGATTGTCAATGGCGATATTAGCCAGATTGACCTACCTCGGAACGTCAAGTCAGGTCTGATTGATGCCCAGGAAAAACTTAAGAACATTCACCAGATTGACTTCGTTCATTTTTCAGCCAAGGATGTGGTTCGCCATCCAGTCGTTGCTCAGATTATTAGAGCCTATGAACCTCGACCTGCCAAAGCTGAAGAAAATCAAGAAGAAACAGAATAA
- the pyrH gene encoding UMP kinase, translated as MVEPKYKRILIKLSGEALAGERGVGIDIKTVQSMAQEIKEVHELGIEIALVIGGGNLWRGEPAAEAGMDRVQADYTGMLGTVMNALVMADSLQQVGVDTRVQTAIAMQQVAEPYIRGRALRHLEKGRIVIFGAGIGSPYFSTDTTAALRAAEIEADAILMAKNGVDGVYNADPKKDKTAVKFEELTHRDVINKGLRIMDSTASTLSMDNDIDLVVFNMNQPGNIKRVVFGENIGTTVSNNIEEKE; from the coding sequence ATGGTAGAACCTAAGTATAAACGTATCTTAATCAAGCTATCTGGTGAAGCCCTTGCTGGCGAACGTGGTGTCGGGATTGATATCAAAACTGTTCAAAGTATGGCCCAAGAAATCAAGGAAGTTCACGAGCTAGGAATTGAAATTGCCTTGGTTATCGGTGGTGGAAACCTTTGGCGTGGAGAACCTGCAGCAGAAGCTGGTATGGATCGTGTTCAAGCGGATTACACTGGAATGCTTGGGACAGTCATGAATGCTCTTGTGATGGCAGATTCATTGCAACAAGTAGGGGTTGATACTCGCGTACAAACAGCTATTGCCATGCAACAAGTAGCGGAGCCTTATATTCGTGGACGTGCCCTTCGCCACCTTGAAAAAGGACGTATCGTTATCTTTGGTGCAGGAATTGGTTCACCTTACTTCTCTACAGATACAACAGCAGCTCTTCGTGCAGCTGAAATTGAAGCAGACGCTATTTTGATGGCTAAGAATGGTGTAGACGGTGTCTACAATGCTGATCCTAAGAAAGATAAAACTGCTGTTAAATTTGAAGAATTGACTCACCGTGATGTCATTAATAAAGGACTCCGTATCATGGATTCAACAGCTTCAACTCTATCTATGGATAACGATATTGACTTGGTAGTCTTTAATATGAACCAACCTGGTAATATCAAACGTGTTGTATTTGGTGAAAATATCGGAACAACTGTTTCAAATAATATCGAAGAAAAGGAATAA
- the tuf gene encoding elongation factor Tu — translation MAKEKYDRSKPHVNIGTIGHVDHGKTTLTAAITTVLARRLPSAVNQPKDYASIDAAPEERERGITINTAHVEYETEKRHYAHIDAPGHADYVKNMITGAAQMDGAILVVASTDGPMPQTREHILLSRQVGVKHLIVFMNKIDLVDDEELLELVEMEIRDLLSEYDFPGDDLPVIQGSALKALEGDSKYEDIIMELMNTVDEYIPEPERDTDKPLLLPVEDVFSITGRGTVASGRIDRGTVRVNDEIEIVGIKEETSKAVVTGVEMFRKQLDEGLAGDNVGVLLRGVQRDEIERGQVIAKPGSINPHTKFKGEVYILTKEEGGRHTPFFNNYRPQFYFRTTDVTGSIELPAGTEMVMPGDNVTIDVELIHPIAVEQGTTFSIREGGRTVGSGMVTEIEA, via the coding sequence ATGGCAAAAGAAAAATACGATCGTAGTAAACCACACGTTAACATTGGTACTATCGGACACGTTGACCACGGTAAAACTACCCTAACTGCAGCTATCACAACTGTTTTGGCACGTCGCTTGCCTTCAGCAGTTAACCAACCTAAAGACTATGCGTCTATCGATGCTGCTCCAGAAGAACGCGAACGCGGTATCACTATCAACACTGCGCACGTTGAGTACGAAACTGAAAAACGTCACTACGCTCACATCGACGCTCCAGGACACGCGGACTACGTTAAAAACATGATCACTGGTGCCGCTCAAATGGACGGAGCTATCCTTGTAGTAGCTTCAACTGACGGACCAATGCCACAAACTCGTGAGCACATCCTTCTTTCACGTCAGGTTGGTGTTAAACACCTTATCGTCTTCATGAACAAGATCGACTTGGTTGACGACGAAGAATTGCTTGAATTGGTTGAAATGGAAATCCGTGACCTTCTTTCAGAATACGACTTCCCAGGTGACGATCTTCCAGTTATCCAAGGTTCAGCTCTTAAAGCTCTTGAAGGTGACTCTAAATACGAAGACATCATCATGGAATTGATGAACACTGTTGATGAGTACATTCCAGAACCAGAACGTGACACTGACAAACCATTGCTTCTTCCAGTCGAAGACGTATTCTCAATCACTGGACGTGGTACAGTTGCTTCAGGACGTATCGACCGTGGTACTGTTCGTGTCAACGACGAAATCGAAATCGTTGGTATCAAAGAAGAAACTTCAAAAGCAGTTGTTACTGGTGTTGAAATGTTCCGTAAACAACTTGACGAAGGTCTTGCAGGAGATAACGTAGGTGTCCTTCTTCGTGGTGTTCAACGTGACGAAATCGAACGTGGACAAGTTATCGCTAAACCAGGTTCAATCAACCCACACACTAAATTCAAAGGTGAAGTTTACATCCTTACTAAAGAAGAAGGTGGACGTCACACTCCATTCTTCAACAACTACCGCCCACAATTCTACTTCCGTACTACTGACGTTACAGGTTCAATCGAACTTCCAGCAGGTACTGAAATGGTAATGCCAGGTGATAACGTGACAATCGACGTTGAGTTGATCCACCCAATCGCCGTAGAACAAGGTACTACATTCTCTATCCGTGAGGGTGGACGTACTGTTGGTTCAGGTATGGTTACAGAAATCGAAGCTTAA
- the trmFO gene encoding methylenetetrahydrofolate--tRNA-(uracil(54)-C(5))-methyltransferase (FADH(2)-oxidizing) TrmFO, with protein MSQSYINVIGAGLAGSEAAYQIAERGIPVKLYEMRGVKSTPQHKTDNFAELVCSNSLRGDALTNAVGLLKEEMRRLGSIILESAEATRVPAGGALAVDRDGFSQMVTEKIANHPLIEVVRDEITELPTDAITVVATGPLTSDALAEKIHALNGGDGFYFYDAAAPIVDVNTIDMNKVYLKSRYDKGEAAYLNAPMTKQEFMDFHEALVNAEEAPLNSFEKEKYFEGCMPIEVMAKRGIKTMLYGPMKPVGLEYPEDYKGPRDGDFKTPYAVVQLRQDNAAGSLYNIVGFQTHLKWGEQKRVFQMIPGLENAEFVRYGVMHRNSYMDSPNLLEQTYRSKKQPNLFFAGQMTGVEGYVESAASGLVAGINAARLFKGESEAIFPETTAIGSLAHYITHADSKHFQPMNVNFGIIKELEGERIRDKKTRYEKIAERALSDLEKFLSV; from the coding sequence ATGTCTCAATCTTATATCAATGTTATCGGTGCTGGTTTAGCAGGTTCTGAAGCAGCTTACCAAATCGCAGAGCGTGGTATTCCGGTTAAACTCTATGAAATGCGTGGTGTCAAATCAACACCTCAGCATAAAACAGATAATTTTGCAGAATTAGTGTGTTCCAACTCATTACGAGGGGATGCTCTTACAAATGCTGTTGGGCTCCTCAAGGAAGAAATGCGTCGCCTAGGTTCTATTATCTTGGAATCAGCAGAAGCAACCCGTGTTCCTGCAGGTGGAGCGCTTGCGGTTGATCGTGATGGTTTCTCTCAAATGGTCACTGAAAAAATTGCTAATCATCCATTGATTGAAGTGGTACGCGATGAAATTACAGAATTGCCAACAGATGCTATTACAGTTGTAGCAACTGGTCCCTTGACTAGTGATGCCCTTGCTGAGAAAATTCATGCACTCAATGGAGGAGATGGTTTTTATTTCTACGATGCTGCAGCGCCCATTGTGGATGTCAATACAATCGATATGAACAAGGTTTATCTCAAATCTCGATATGATAAGGGAGAAGCGGCCTACCTTAATGCTCCAATGACCAAACAAGAGTTTATGGATTTCCATGAAGCCTTAGTTAATGCAGAAGAAGCTCCGTTGAATTCTTTTGAAAAAGAAAAATATTTTGAAGGGTGTATGCCCATTGAAGTCATGGCCAAACGTGGCATCAAAACTATGCTCTATGGTCCTATGAAACCAGTTGGTCTAGAATATCCAGAAGATTACAAGGGACCTCGTGATGGAGACTTTAAAACTCCTTATGCAGTCGTTCAGCTTCGTCAGGATAATGCGGCTGGAAGTCTCTACAATATCGTGGGATTCCAGACTCACCTCAAATGGGGAGAGCAGAAGCGTGTCTTCCAAATGATTCCAGGTCTTGAAAACGCCGAGTTTGTCCGTTATGGCGTTATGCACCGCAATTCCTACATGGACTCTCCAAATCTCCTTGAGCAGACTTATCGTTCTAAGAAACAGCCAAATCTTTTCTTCGCTGGGCAAATGACAGGTGTGGAAGGATATGTTGAATCAGCAGCTTCAGGGTTAGTAGCAGGTATTAACGCAGCTCGTCTTTTCAAGGGAGAAAGCGAAGCTATTTTCCCAGAGACAACTGCAATCGGAAGTTTAGCTCATTATATCACCCATGCTGATAGCAAACACTTCCAACCTATGAATGTCAACTTCGGTATTATCAAGGAATTAGAAGGTGAACGAATCCGTGATAAAAAGACTCGTTATGAGAAAATCGCGGAACGTGCCTTGTCTGATTTAGAGAAATTTTTATCTGTCTAA
- a CDS encoding DNA polymerase III subunit delta': MNQEQLKACQPQQFERFVHILEQKQLNHAYLFSGFFGSMEMALFLSKSLFCTEKQGVLPCESCRNCKLIDQDEFPDVTVIRPINQIIKTERIRELVSQFSQSGIENQRQVFIIEQAEKMHVNAANSLLKVIEEPQSEIYIFFLTNDQEQILQTIRSRTQIFQFKKHVESLRNQLEQAGLVKNKARLLAEFSQSQAEAEKLTNQTSFWTLVEESERFYSWLDAGKKESYLQVAKLASLADDKEKQDQVFRILEVLAGQEIQKNAARTILQNLLEARKMWKANVSFQNSLEYLVLQ; the protein is encoded by the coding sequence ATGAATCAAGAGCAATTAAAGGCTTGTCAACCACAACAATTTGAACGTTTTGTTCATATCTTAGAACAAAAACAGCTCAATCATGCCTATCTCTTTTCAGGTTTTTTTGGAAGTATGGAGATGGCTTTATTTCTGTCTAAGAGTTTGTTTTGTACTGAAAAACAGGGGGTCTTACCCTGCGAGTCTTGTCGAAATTGTAAGTTGATTGATCAAGACGAATTTCCCGATGTCACAGTTATTCGTCCGATTAATCAGATTATAAAAACGGAGAGAATTAGAGAACTAGTTAGTCAGTTTTCGCAATCAGGGATTGAAAATCAACGTCAGGTTTTTATCATTGAACAAGCTGAAAAAATGCATGTTAACGCAGCTAATTCACTACTTAAGGTTATTGAGGAACCTCAGAGTGAAATCTATATTTTCTTTTTAACCAATGATCAAGAGCAGATTTTACAAACTATCCGAAGTCGGACACAAATTTTCCAATTTAAGAAGCATGTTGAAAGCCTTAGGAATCAACTTGAACAAGCAGGATTGGTCAAAAATAAAGCAAGGCTTTTAGCTGAGTTTAGCCAATCGCAAGCAGAAGCTGAAAAACTGACAAATCAAACAAGTTTTTGGACTCTAGTTGAAGAAAGTGAACGATTTTATTCTTGGTTAGATGCTGGGAAAAAGGAATCTTATTTACAGGTCGCAAAATTAGCTAGTTTAGCAGATGACAAAGAAAAACAAGACCAAGTCTTTAGAATTTTAGAAGTATTAGCAGGTCAAGAGATTCAAAAAAATGCAGCACGTACAATCTTGCAAAACCTTCTCGAAGCTAGAAAAATGTGGAAGGCAAATGTGTCTTTCCAGAATTCTTTGGAATACCTAGTTTTACAATAA
- the yabA gene encoding DNA replication initiation control protein YabA, translating into MNKKELFDALDDFSQQLLATLADVEAIKKDLKSVVEENTALRLENDKLRERLNEEEETAPTKTKHVRENVSRIYDDGFHVCRDFYGQRREQDAECMFCDELLFRE; encoded by the coding sequence ATGAACAAGAAAGAATTATTTGATGCCTTAGATGATTTTTCTCAACAGTTGTTGGCAACCTTGGCAGATGTCGAAGCTATCAAAAAAGATCTCAAGAGTGTTGTAGAAGAGAATACAGCTCTTCGTTTAGAGAACGATAAATTGAGAGAGCGCTTGAATGAGGAAGAAGAAACAGCTCCAACTAAGACCAAGCATGTTAGAGAAAACGTGAGCCGAATCTATGACGACGGTTTTCATGTGTGTCGCGATTTTTACGGTCAACGTCGTGAACAAGATGCAGAATGTATGTTTTGTGATGAATTGTTGTTTAGGGAGTAA
- the cvfB gene encoding RNA-binding virulence regulatory protein CvfB — MNTNLASFIVGLIIDENDRFYFVQKDGQTYALAKEEGQHAVGDTVKGFAYTDMKQKLRLTTQEVTATQDQFGWGTVTEVRKDLGVFVDTGLPDKEIVVSLDILPELKELWPKKGDKLYVRLEVDKKDRIWGVLAYQEDFQRLARPAYNNMQNQNWPAIVYRLKLSGTFVYLPENNMLGFIHPSERYAEPRLGQVLDARVIGFREVDRTLNLSLKPRSFEMLENDAQMILTYLESNGGFMTLNDKSSPDDIKATFGISKGQFKKALGGLMKAGKIKQDQFGTELI, encoded by the coding sequence ATGAATACAAATCTTGCAAGTTTTATCGTTGGACTTATCATCGATGAAAATGACCGTTTTTACTTTGTTCAAAAGGATGGTCAAACATACGCTCTTGCTAAGGAAGAAGGTCAGCATGCGGTTGGTGATACGGTCAAAGGTTTTGCTTACACAGATATGAAGCAAAAATTACGCTTGACAACTCAAGAAGTGACTGCAACTCAGGATCAATTTGGCTGGGGTACAGTAACAGAGGTTCGTAAGGATTTGGGTGTTTTTGTTGATACAGGACTTCCTGACAAGGAAATCGTTGTGTCACTTGATATCCTGCCTGAACTGAAAGAGCTCTGGCCTAAGAAGGGCGATAAACTTTATGTTCGTCTAGAAGTAGACAAGAAAGACCGTATCTGGGGAGTTTTGGCTTATCAGGAAGACTTCCAACGTTTAGCACGTCCAGCATACAACAACATGCAAAATCAGAACTGGCCAGCAATCGTTTATCGTCTTAAGTTATCAGGAACTTTTGTCTACCTACCAGAAAACAACATGCTTGGATTTATCCATCCAAGTGAGCGCTATGCAGAGCCACGTTTGGGGCAAGTGTTAGATGCGCGTGTCATTGGTTTCCGTGAAGTTGACCGAACTCTTAATCTGTCACTAAAACCTCGCTCTTTTGAAATGTTAGAAAATGATGCACAAATGATTCTGACATATTTGGAAAGCAATGGTGGATTTATGACCTTAAATGACAAATCATCACCAGATGACATTAAAGCAACATTTGGTATTTCGAAAGGTCAATTTAAAAAAGCACTTGGTGGTTTGATGAAGGCTGGTAAAATTAAACAAGACCAGTTTGGTACCGAATTAATTTAG
- the tmk gene encoding dTMP kinase, whose product MSKGFLVSLEGPEGAGKTSVLEAILPVLEEKNIEVLTTREPGGVLIGEKIREVILDPSHTQMDAKTELLLYIASRRQHLVEKVLPALAAGKLVIMDRFIDSSVAYQGFGRGLDIEAIDWLNQFATDGLKPDLTLYFDIEVEKGLERIAANSDREVNRLDLEGLDLHRKVRQGYLSLLEKEGERIAKIDASLPLDQVIENTKKVLFDRMGLQE is encoded by the coding sequence ATGTCAAAAGGATTTTTAGTCTCTCTAGAGGGGCCAGAGGGAGCTGGGAAAACGAGTGTGCTTGAAGCTATCCTTCCTGTGTTAGAAGAAAAAAATATTGAGGTTTTAACAACACGTGAACCAGGTGGAGTATTGATTGGTGAGAAGATTCGAGAAGTTATTTTAGATCCTAGTCATACTCAAATGGATGCCAAGACAGAGCTTCTACTCTATATTGCTAGTCGTAGACAACACCTAGTGGAAAAGGTCTTACCAGCACTTGCAGCAGGGAAACTGGTCATCATGGATCGTTTTATTGATAGTTCCGTTGCTTATCAAGGTTTTGGTCGTGGTTTAGATATTGAAGCTATTGATTGGCTCAATCAATTTGCTACTGATGGTCTTAAACCAGATTTGACACTTTATTTTGATATTGAAGTGGAGAAGGGGCTTGAACGAATCGCGGCAAACAGTGATCGTGAAGTCAACCGTTTGGACTTGGAAGGCTTAGACTTGCACAGAAAAGTTCGTCAAGGATATCTTTCCCTTCTTGAAAAAGAAGGTGAACGCATTGCTAAAATCGATGCCAGTTTACCACTAGATCAAGTGATTGAGAATACTAAGAAAGTCTTATTTGACAGAATGGGGCTGCAAGAATGA
- a CDS encoding AI-2E family transporter, whose product MFRRNKLFFWTTEILLITLIFYLWREMGAIITPFVSVINTIMIPFLLGGFLYYLTNPIVIFLEKECKINRIIGILLTLFVLFGSLVIGVVYLLPILINQLSSLINSSQGIYGRLQDLVIELSKYPAFQELDIQQTIRQLNLSYIDILQNILNSVTNSVGSVLSALVSTVLIIIMTPVFLIYFLLDGHKFLPMLERTILKRDKLNISGLITNLNATISRYISGVSIDAFIIGCLAFIGYSVIGLKYALVFAIFSGLANLIPYVGPSIGLIPMIISNLFTDPQKMIIAVIYMLIIQQVDGNILYPRIVGGVMKVHPITILVLLLLSSNIYGVVGMIVAVPTYSILKEISKFLVRLYEKHKEVQEK is encoded by the coding sequence ATGTTTCGGAGAAATAAATTATTCTTCTGGACCACTGAGATATTATTAATAACCCTTATTTTCTACCTATGGAGAGAAATGGGTGCCATTATTACACCATTTGTAAGTGTCATAAATACAATCATGATTCCCTTCTTATTAGGAGGATTTCTGTATTACCTAACCAACCCAATTGTTATCTTTTTAGAGAAAGAGTGTAAAATCAACCGAATTATCGGGATTTTGTTGACACTTTTTGTTCTCTTTGGTTCTCTGGTGATAGGTGTAGTATATCTCTTACCGATTTTGATTAATCAGTTGAGTAGTTTGATTAATTCTAGCCAAGGTATTTATGGTCGACTCCAAGATTTAGTAATAGAATTATCAAAATATCCTGCTTTCCAAGAGCTAGATATTCAACAAACAATCCGACAATTAAATCTTTCTTACATCGATATTTTACAGAATATCTTAAATAGTGTAACAAACAGTGTTGGAAGTGTTCTTTCAGCTTTGGTTAGCACTGTTTTAATTATTATTATGACACCGGTTTTCTTGATTTATTTCCTTTTAGATGGTCATAAATTCTTACCGATGCTAGAGAGAACGATTTTAAAACGAGACAAACTTAATATATCTGGTTTAATAACAAACTTGAATGCGACGATTTCCCGTTACATAAGTGGAGTATCAATCGATGCATTCATTATCGGGTGTTTGGCTTTTATCGGTTATAGTGTGATTGGCTTAAAATATGCATTAGTTTTTGCTATTTTCTCAGGTTTAGCGAATCTGATTCCTTATGTTGGACCAAGTATTGGATTAATCCCGATGATTATTTCAAATCTGTTTACGGATCCTCAAAAGATGATAATAGCAGTTATCTATATGCTGATTATCCAACAAGTAGATGGGAATATCCTATACCCTCGAATTGTGGGTGGTGTCATGAAGGTTCATCCGATTACAATTCTCGTCCTATTATTGTTGTCAAGTAATATCTACGGTGTCGTTGGTATGATTGTTGCCGTTCCTACCTACTCGATTCTCAAAGAAATATCCAAATTCCTAGTTCGACTTTATGAAAAACATAAAGAAGTACAAGAAAAATAA
- a CDS encoding YozE family protein — protein sequence MRKSFYTWLMTERNPKSNSPKAILADLAFEESAFPKHTDDFDQVSRFLEEHASFSFNMGDFDRIWQEYLEH from the coding sequence ATGAGAAAATCATTTTATACTTGGCTCATGACAGAACGAAATCCTAAAAGTAATAGTCCCAAAGCGATTTTAGCGGATCTTGCCTTTGAGGAGTCAGCCTTCCCAAAACATACGGATGATTTCGATCAGGTGAGTCGATTTTTAGAAGAACATGCCAGTTTTTCCTTTAATATGGGAGACTTCGATCGCATCTGGCAGGAATATTTAGAACATTAA
- the frr gene encoding ribosome recycling factor translates to MANAIVEKAKERMTQSHHSLAREFGGIRAGRANASLLDRITVEYYGVETPLNQIASITIPEARVLLVTPFDKSSLKDIERALNASDLGITPANDGSVIRLVIPALTEETRRDLAKEVKKVGENAKVAIRNIRRDAMDEAKKQEKAKEITEDELKTLEKDIQKATDDAVKHIDEMTANKEKEILEV, encoded by the coding sequence ATGGCTAACGCAATTGTAGAAAAAGCTAAAGAGAGAATGACTCAATCTCACCACTCACTTGCTCGTGAATTTGGTGGTATCCGTGCAGGTCGTGCTAACGCTAGCTTGCTTGACCGTATTACTGTTGAATACTATGGTGTCGAAACACCTCTTAACCAAATCGCTTCTATCACAATTCCTGAAGCGCGTGTTTTGTTGGTAACACCATTTGATAAATCTTCATTGAAGGATATCGAGCGTGCTTTGAACGCTTCAGACCTTGGTATTACACCAGCTAACGATGGTTCTGTTATTCGCTTGGTTATCCCAGCTCTTACAGAAGAAACTCGTCGCGATCTCGCTAAAGAAGTGAAAAAAGTTGGTGAAAATGCTAAAGTAGCTATCCGTAATATCCGTCGTGATGCTATGGATGAAGCTAAGAAACAAGAAAAAGCTAAAGAAATCACTGAAGATGAATTGAAGACTCTTGAAAAAGATATTCAAAAAGCGACAGACGATGCTGTTAAACACATCGACGAGATGACTGCCAATAAAGAAAAAGAAATCTTGGAAGTCTAA
- the rsmI gene encoding 16S rRNA (cytidine(1402)-2'-O)-methyltransferase, whose translation MQIQKSFKGQSPYGKLYLVATPIGNLEDMTFRAIQTLKEVDWIAAEDTRNTGLLLKHFDISTKQISFHEHNAKEKIPDLIDLLKQGQNIAQVSDAGLPSISDPGHDLVKAAIEEDIAVVTVPGASAGISALIASGLAPQPHIFYGFLPRKSGQQKQFFESKKDYPETQIFYESPHRVSDTLENLLAVYGNRSVVLVRELTKIYEEYQRGKITELLESISETPLKGECLLIVEGASQEVEDKDEEDLFSEIQNRIQQGVKKNQAIKEVAKIYQWNKSQLYAAYHEWEENQSDD comes from the coding sequence ATGCAGATTCAAAAAAGTTTTAAAGGTCAGTCACCTTATGGTAAGTTATATCTTGTCGCAACTCCAATTGGAAATTTAGAGGATATGACCTTTCGTGCTATTCAAACTTTAAAAGAAGTGGACTGGATTGCTGCTGAGGATACTCGTAATACTGGTCTATTGCTTAAGCATTTCGATATTTCAACCAAACAAATCAGTTTTCATGAGCACAATGCCAAGGAAAAGATTCCTGATTTGATTGATTTGTTGAAACAAGGACAAAATATCGCTCAGGTATCGGATGCAGGTCTACCTAGCATTTCTGACCCAGGTCATGATTTGGTCAAGGCGGCAATTGAAGAGGATATTGCGGTTGTCACAGTTCCAGGTGCTAGCGCAGGAATTTCTGCCTTGATTGCCAGTGGTTTAGCACCCCAACCTCATATTTTTTATGGATTTTTACCTCGAAAATCGGGACAACAAAAGCAATTTTTCGAATCAAAAAAAGATTATCCAGAAACCCAGATTTTCTATGAATCGCCTCACCGTGTGTCTGATACGTTGGAAAATTTGTTAGCAGTTTATGGTAATCGTTCAGTGGTTCTAGTTCGAGAATTGACTAAGATTTATGAAGAATACCAACGGGGGAAAATCACTGAGTTGCTTGAAAGTATCTCTGAAACACCGCTCAAGGGTGAGTGCCTTCTCATCGTAGAAGGTGCTAGTCAAGAAGTAGAAGATAAGGATGAAGAAGATTTATTCTCTGAAATACAAAATCGTATCCAACAAGGTGTTAAGAAAAATCAAGCCATTAAGGAAGTCGCTAAAATTTATCAGTGGAATAAAAGCCAGCTCTACGCAGCATATCATGAATGGGAAGAGAATCAATCGGATGACTAA